GACGCCAACACAGCCTGGGCGGCGGCCGGGATCGACGAGGACTGGTCGGTCGAGATGTGGGGCGAAGACTGGCAGGCTGCTCAGTCGCGCGCGGCAAAGCGCCGCGAGTTCGATTTCGGCGTGCAGTTCCTGGGATTACTCACCCCGTCACCCTGAACTTGTTTCAGGGTCTACCCGTCCACGTGCGATACCGTGTGTGGTTGGGTGGATGCTGAACCAAGTTCAGCATGACGATGCCTAGCGCGTCAGCCGCCGGATGAACCCGATCAGCCCCTGCTGCCGCGAGCGCTTCAACCGCTCGGCCGCGAGGATCGTCTTCACGCCGCGGATGCAGCTGTCGACGTCGTCGTTGACCAGCACATAGTCGTAGCCGTCCCAGTGGCTGACCTCGTTCGCGGCGCGCGCCATCCGTGCGTCGATGACCTCGGTCGAATCCGTCCCCCGGCTGGTGAGGCGGCGGTGCAGTTCCTCCATCGACGGCGGGAAGATGAACACCCGGACCACGTCGGCGCCGGAAATCTGGAACAGCTGCTGCGCGCCCTGCCAGTCGATATCGAACAGCACGTCCTTGCCGGCGGCCAGCATCGCTTCGACCTGCCCCCTGGGCGTACCGTAGCGATGGTTGAACACGTGCGCCCATTCGAGGAACTCGTCCTCCGCCACCATGCGGCGGAATTCCTCGAGATCGACGAAATGATAGTCCTTGCCCTCGACCTCGCCCGGCCGCATCGCGCGGGTCGTTGCCGACACCGACATGGCGAGCTCGGGTTCGTCGGCGAGCAATCGTCGCGCGATCGTCGACTTGCCGGCGCCCGACGGCGAGGACAGGACGAACAACACGCCGCGGCGGCGAAAGCCATGCAGGTCGGACTGTGTGGAATGAGGCATGCGCGCCTTTGGCGCGGGGCGGCCATGGGCGTCAACCCATGGTCGCCCCGCGCCCGATATTCACGCGGTGGACTCGCGGGCGATCAATAGCCCTGCTTGCGCGCCTTGTTGCGATCATAGGCCTTCTTGGCCGCATAGCCGCCGCCAAGGATCAGACCCAGCGGACCCATGCGCCGCATCGCGCTCATCGCGACGACGCCCGCGATCGCGCCCTTGGTACCGCTGCCGCCTTCGCGGCGACCCATTTCGCGGCCAACCAATGCGCTGACAATCCGTCCAGTCATGCCTTCACCTCTCCAAAAACCTGGTCCTTCAGCTCAGCCGCGCCGCGAAGCACCGCCCAGCCGATCGCATAGGTCACCGCCATCGGCACGACGACCTTCAGCACGTTGGCGGTGATCGCGCCGATGATCGCGCCATCGGCGTTGCCGTCGTCGCCGCTCATCGAATCGATCCCCGCGCCAATCAGCGCGCCGATGGTCGTTGCACCCATGTCCGTTTCCCTTTTTGCTGCGGGGATAGCGCAGGACGGCGGCGGAGGTTCCGTGCCGACAATCCTCCCCTGCAAGGGGAGGTGGCAGCCCGCAGGGCTGACGGAGGGGTGACCCGCTATCGATAGGGTGACACCTCTCCGTCTGGCTGCGCCAGCCACCTCCCCTTGCAGGGGGGGGATTTCAGCGCCCCAGCATATCCTCCGGCCGCACCACGCGGTCGAACGTCTCGGCATCGACCAGCCCCAGCGCCAGCCCCGCCTCCTTCAGCGTCAGCCCCTCGGCATGCGCATGCTTGGCGATCTTGGCGGCATTGTCGTACCCGATCTCGGGCGCGAGCGCGGTGACCAGCATCAGCGACCGATCGACCAGCTCGCCGATCCGCCCCCG
This sequence is a window from Sphingomonas ginsenosidivorax. Protein-coding genes within it:
- the gmk gene encoding guanylate kinase — encoded protein: MPHSTQSDLHGFRRRGVLFVLSSPSGAGKSTIARRLLADEPELAMSVSATTRAMRPGEVEGKDYHFVDLEEFRRMVAEDEFLEWAHVFNHRYGTPRGQVEAMLAAGKDVLFDIDWQGAQQLFQISGADVVRVFIFPPSMEELHRRLTSRGTDSTEVIDARMARAANEVSHWDGYDYVLVNDDVDSCIRGVKTILAAERLKRSRQQGLIGFIRRLTR